The Choloepus didactylus isolate mChoDid1 chromosome 13, mChoDid1.pri, whole genome shotgun sequence genome contains a region encoding:
- the PCDHB2 gene encoding protocadherin beta-2: protein METGERKERVQKQRQVLILFVLLGVSRAGSEPRQYSVAEETESGFLVANLLKDLDLEVGELAARGARVMSKGKKLRLLFNGQTGDLLLNEKLDREALCGRTEPCVLPFQVLLENPLQFFQAELRVRDINDHSPIFLDEEIILKISESTTPGTTFLIERAQDLDVGSNSLQNYTISPNFHFHLKLQHSPDGIILPHLVLDKALDREEQPEIRLTLTALDGGSPPKSSTALVCIEVLDVNDNAPEFAKLLYEVQVQENSPVGSQVASVSARDLDIGTNGEISYVFSQASEDIRKTFLINSKSGELRLTQKLDFESVQTFTINIQATDGGGLSGSCVVFVQVMDLNDNPPELTMSTFINQIPENSQETIIAVFSVSDPDSGDNGRMVCSIQDDLPFFLKPSVENFYTLVSEGALDRETRSEYNVTITVTDLGTPRLKTEHNITVLVADVNDNAPTFTQTSYTLFVRENNSPALHIGSVSATDRDSGTNAQVTYSLLPPQDAHLPLASLVSINADNGHLFALRALDYEALQAFEFRVGAADAGSPALSSEALVRVVVVDDNDNSPFVLYPLQNGSAPCTELVPRAAEAGYLVTKVVAVDGDSGQNAWLSYQLLKATEPGLFGVWAHNGEVRTARLLSDRDAPKHRLVVLVKDNGEPPLSASVTLHVLLVDGFSQPYLPLPEAAPDEAQADSLTVYLVIALASVSSLFLFSVLLFIAVRLCGRRRAASVPAGHFPGHLVDVSGTGTLSQSYQFEVCVTGDSGSNEFKFLKPVISDGLVQD, encoded by the coding sequence ATGGAGACCGGAGAGAGAAAGGAACGCGTTCAAAAACAAAGGCAAGTCCTGATACTCTTTGTTTTGCTGGGTGTATCTCGGGCTGGTTCCGAGCCTAGACAGTATTCAGTGGCCGAGGAAACTGAGAGTGGCTTCCTCGTGGCCAATTTGTTAAAAGACCTGGACCTGGAGGTAGGCGAGCTAGCTGCGAGGGGGGCTCGGGTCATGTCCAAGGGGAAAAAACTGCGTTTGTTGTTCAATGGGCAGACGGGGGATTTGCTGCTAAACGAGAAACTAGACCGAGAGGCTCTGTGTGGCCGCACCGAGCCCTGTGTACTACCTTTCCAAGTGTTATTGGAAAATCCCTTGCAGTTTTTTCAGGCTGAGCTACGAGTTAGGGACATAAATGATCATTCTCCGATTTTCCTAGACgaggaaataattttgaaaatttcagaaaGTACCACTCCCGGAACTACTTTCCTAATAGAACGTGCTCAAGACTTAGATGTAGGAAGCAACAGTCTCCAAAATTACACAATAAGTCCCAATTTCCACTTCCACCTTAAATTACAACACAGCCCTGATGGCATAATATTGCCACATCTGGTGCTGGACAAAGCGCTGGATCGCGAGGAACAGCCTGAAATCAGGTTAACCCTCACGGCGCTGGATGGCGGGTCTCCACCCAAGTCCAGCACCGCTCTGGTCTGCATTGAAGTCTTGGATGTCAATGACAACGCCCCTGAGTTTGCAAAGCTGCTCTATGAAGTACAGGTCCAGGAGAACAGTCCCGTTGGATCCCAGGTTGCCAGCGTCTCTGCTAGGGATTTAGACATTGGAACTAATGGAGAAATATCTTACGTATTTTCTCAAGCCTCTGAAGACATTCGCAAAACGTTTCTAATAAACTCAAAGTCTGGAGAACTCCGTTTAACACAGAAACTAGATTTCGAATCCGTTCAGACTTTCACAATAAACATTCAGGCAACAGATGGTGGGGGCCTTTCTGGaagttgtgtggtatttgtccaAGTGATGGATTTGAATGACAACCCTCCGGAACTGACCATGTCAACATTTATCAATCAGATCCCAGAAAACTCGCAGGAAACCATAATTGCTGTATTCAGTGTTTCAGATCCTGATTCGGGAGACAACGGAAGAATGGTTTGCTCCATCCAAGAtgatcttcctttcttcctgaaaCCATCTGTAGAGAATTTTTACACCCTGGTGTCAGAAGGGGCTCTCGATCGAGAGACCAGATCTGAGTATAATGTCACAATCACCGTCACTGACTTGGGTACCCCCAGACTGAAAACCGAGCACAACATAACCGTGCTGGTCGCCGACGTCAACGACAACGCGCCCACCTTCACCCAAACCTCCTACACCCTGTTCGTCCGCGAAAACAACAGCCCCGCCCTGCACATCGGCAGCGTCAGCGCCACTGACAGAGACTCGGGCACCAACGCCCAAGTCACCTACTCGCTGCTGCCGCCCCAGGACGCGCACCTCCCCCTCGCCTCCTTGGTCTCCATCAACGCCGACAACGGGCATCTGTTCGCGCTCAGGGCCCTGGATTACGAGGCCCTGCAAGCGTTCGAGTTCCGCGTGGGCGCGGCCGACGCGGGCTCCCCGGCGCTGAGCAGCGAGGCGCTGGTGCGCGTGGTGGTCGTGGACGACAACGACAACTCACCCTTCGTGCTGTACCCGCTGCAGAACGGCTCTGCGCCCTGCACAGAGCTGGTGCCCAGGGCGGCCGAGGCGGGCTACCTGGTGACCAAGGTGGTGGCGGTGGACGGCGACTCGGGCCAGAACGCCTGGCTGTCCTACCAGCTGCTCAAGGCCACGGAGCCCGGGCTGTTCGGCGTGTGGGCGCACAACGGCGAGGTGCGCACCGCCAGGCTGCTGAGCGACCGCGACGCGCCCAAGCACAGGCTCGTCGTGCTGGTCAAGGACAACGGCGAGCCGCCGCTCTCGGCCAGCGTCACGCTGCACGTGCTGCTGGTGGACGGCTTCTCCCAGCCCTACCTGCCGCTCCCGGAGGCGGCCCCGGACGAGGCCCAGGCCGACTCGCTCACCGTCTACTTGGTCATTGCTTTGGCCTCGGTCTCGTCGCTCTTCCTGTTCTCGGTGCTGCTGTTCATCGCGGTGCGGCTGTGCGGGAGGCGCAGGGCGGCCTCGGTGCCTGCGGGCCACTTTCCGGGCCACTTGGTGGACGTGAGCGGCACCGGGACCCTGTCCCAGAGCTACCAGTTCGAGGTGTGTGTGACGGGAGACTCAGGGAGTAATGAGTTTAAGTTCTTGAAACCAGTTATCTCCGATGGTCTCGTTCAAGACTGA